Genomic segment of Melanotaenia boesemani isolate fMelBoe1 chromosome 10, fMelBoe1.pri, whole genome shotgun sequence:
ATGGGATTTTAGGGTTTCTATaagcaggaaaacaaaagcaTCCATCTGAGGAATGATGACTTCAGCTACTTCAGGAGACTGATTGAGATTCTGCTCCATTTTTTCCTTGAAGTGTtcatctctccctctctgtatCATCAACTGGAGAACTTCATAAACATCTCTGGTCAAATTCATCACTAACGAGTAGAAGTAGCAGCGAGAGGCATTTAAGCTCCAGCGTTCCTTGTCAATATCGCGGATAAGGCCGACACTTTTGGCCCAAAGTACATTGTCACAGATAAAGTAGAGGGCGCGGTTGATGTTTGCCGCAGTGAGGCACAGACACAGCACTCGGTCAGAGAGCTGCATGGTTCGCTTAGCAGCCTCAATGGAATTTGCTGTGTTTCCCAGCCTGAGCACtgacaaagaaagaagaaaagggaaTTAGAGCAGGAATCAATTTAATATGAAATGCCAGCTCAAAGTTTCATAGTTGCAGTCCACAAGTATTAGCAGAACACAATAAAGATACATTTAGGCTAATCTACAACCTTATCATGCTTGTTAATCTGAGGACAAAGGTCAAGGTTTTCACCTGATTTATAGCTTAGCTTTTCAGGCTTTGCTTCCTTAAGcaagaaataaataagtcaaTCTTACTCTTAAGGTTTTGTTCATAAATTGTGAGAAGAAAGTCCCTAACAGTTATCAGGCCGGCAAACCGAGCATAAAGACAACAGGGCCTTACATCTGTGGTTTTGAAACAGAATGGTGCATCCTCTGTGGCCCTGCCTTAGCCTTTCTAAGGCTTCACTGCAACAGCattaaaaagaacaagatcTTAATTGCCTGACCCTGCTTTAAGGCATTAATTACCCTAACCTTTATTTCCAAGTCAAgctcaaaaacttaaaaaaattcatCCTTATGGTTTGTCAATGCCAGTTTATGTGTGCAGGTCACACACATCTGCACATTCTGGAGTCATAGTAACACTGACGTACAAGCTACAAGCTTTAATATAGCTGTATGCAGCTGTAAAGATGTACATTTGATTCAGAGCTCTGCAACGACTTGTTGGTCTCACTGTATTGTAAATGTCACAGAGTGAAAATTTAATCTAAGAGGCATGAGGTGGATGTTTGTACAGAGCTGTGGATGGATGCAGttaaagaattattttatttccttcatttctGTACTGTAGGATTATACTGTTGTATTATTCTTATATAGACATTTAACAATCAGCAAATATGTTATAattttttaacagaaatgttaaattatttgaACTACTGAAtaattggttttgttttgtttaaatacatgaATGAAAGAACTCAGAAATCAGTTATTTCTAAAATTTAATAATAAGGGAAATCTAAGGGTTTTTCCTCTAAATATGCACTGTATATCATAGGATTGTAAATTTGAATATAATGATCCTAAATTTCAGAAGAAAATCAGGGTGATATGTCCATTTATCCTAAATATATGAAGAAAAAGTAGATATTTACAGAATTTCAATTGTTTCCCCATTGAAGGGACACAAAGTAAACAGTCGGCTGCTCATTGTGTCCTTAAAGATAAGATATTCATAGGGAAAATCAACATTGTAACAATGTTTGTGAGGGCAAagtcttaaaaaacaaaacaaacaaacaaacaaaaaaaaacaagtactgCTCACTTGTCAGTTTAATATTTTGGAAAAGAGGATATAGGTTATTTGGTTGGAAtgatttttaaaactgttttgttttcaattaaacaaaacattggGTTCTGCAAGATCTTACCaggtattttttaaactttcaggtggagaaaaataaacataaatcaaaactATAGACAGAGAATTAATCATGCTCAGTTTTGCATTCCATTTTGATTAACTCAACTCGAATAATTTATTTGTCGCTTTACAGACATACTCACATTTTCGTCCAGCACTCATGTTGCTCTCTAGAGTTTTCAGTTTGGCCACCAAGTCCTTTTTCTCCGCGTCGTTTCGGAGTAAATATATGGACAGTGCGCATGCATACTGTGTTGCTCTAAAATCAGAAGAATACGACAGTTGAGACTCACGAAATTTAGTTTACGATTATCTTCTAACTTAACTTAAAAGGTTACAACAATAGAttataacagcagaacagaaaTGCGCTAAACAACCCACCTGAATAAGCGGTCCTTTCCTTGACTTTGGTTTGTGAATTTTACTATCGCGTCCATGATTTAAACGAGCGAGAACAAGCTGTTCCAGTTTGCTTCTGTGCTGACAAGTTTCACGCTCCTTAAAAGACAGAACCGTtgaagtttgtttcttttcgTCTTGATACAACGTAAGTCTGTTTTTCGTTAGCAACTTGTCCGCATTTTGAACTACTTCCACATGTCTCGTTTACGGTTTACAGAAAGCTTAGATAATTCCTGACAACTGCTGAGAGACACGTAATTGTTTCACCACGGACAGCTTTAGAAACGGAACAAAAGCCGAACATATTTTCAAGACGTACAACCGCGCTATCATGGGTTACTATAGCAACTGTTTTTCGGAATTTAAATGACAGAAGCCATTCGTTACATTAGGCTATATAACTAATATCACAGGATGAAAGTACTATGTAACAACTAAAAActctacatttaaaatgactctTAAGAAAAAGAGTGTCGTTATCATTAGGTAAacgtattaaataaataaaaaataaataataaaggtaataatataataataataataatattgtaatataataataatatatatatacatatatatatatatatgtatataattcACCAAAATTTCCACCATGATAGCTAAATTATGGTGGTCCATATATTAGAATaacaacaatgttttttttttttttttttttttttttgagaaaataaTCTATGTATTTACATCTATGTAgttacaaatgtaaaatatttaatgaatcatGTGAATAAGATTAACATAAGAGTACTCTGGTTTAAATTTTCACTGTTCTTGAGTCATTATAGTTAGCCACTTTCCACTAAGACTATGGAAGTTAATAATCAGATCTATGTCAATTATTCTACCTTCAAAAGCCTTCAGTGAATATTGATATCGACAGATGGCCTTAGTTAGAATTCAGTAAGTACTTTATATGTATACAACAatgcaaattttattttattggtcacaagtacataaaatatagtaaaaacacttttaactaggtaaaaaaaaaaaaaaaaaaaaaaaaaaaagccacagaggaAGTGGGTAGAAGGGATTGACATTATTCTCCATTACCCTTTTCCccacatcagattttttttttttgttttttttattttttaactagaAGTTAACATTTTGACCAAAGGGTGGAGATAAAGAGTGATCATTGAAAGTTGACTGGATAAGAATCCTTTAGGGTCAACATTTATGTAATTATGTTTTTGAGTAAAATTGTATACTGATCTTAGGGAGTGAATCTAGCTAACAAGTACATAAAGACTTGTGGGAGACAGCTGCTGACTATTTGTCAAATGCACATTCAAGATGGCAGTGGAATGCACCATGCATCCGAGGCTGTGCACACCCATTTAccaatagtaaaaaaaaacaagaacaacatggtattaaatatatatatatatatatatatatatatatatatatatatatatatatatatatgtatgtataatacTTACAATGTAAATGGTATTGTACAATATAAACCTTGTTAAAGTGACATGAGTAAATGACAGTCTTTTTAGCAGAAGGTAGGACACTGGCCAGTGTCACTACAGGGTAGAGTTCACAGATCTCACAGCCTGAGGGAAGAAGCTTCTCCTGTTAGCCTTAATGAGCCTTAGGCATCGGCCAGAGCGCAGTTCGAACAGGCCGTTGTTAGGTTGATGAGGATCTCTCATGATCCTGGTCGCTCTGGCTGTTGAAGGCTCCTCATGAAGATGCCCTGGAGGCTGTTTGAATGTTAGTTTATTAGAACTGgagaattatttttgttttatttattttataaaataccccccccccccccccccccccccctttttttttttttttttgtccttttcatttatttatttatttaatgctgATCTACTATAAATGTTTAGTTCAGGAGGAAAAACGACCAATTACATAGATTTAGCCTGGTGTGTATTCATTCCTAGAAACGGGCAGTGTGAAAACATTCATGGTAAACAACATGTCTGCA
This window contains:
- the pex11a gene encoding peroxisomal membrane protein 11A, yielding MDAIVKFTNQSQGKDRLFRATQYACALSIYLLRNDAEKKDLVAKLKTLESNMSAGRKLLRLGNTANSIEAAKRTMQLSDRVLCLCLTAANINRALYFICDNVLWAKSVGLIRDIDKERWSLNASRCYFYSLVMNLTRDVYEVLQLMIQRGRDEHFKEKMEQNLNQSPEVAEVIIPQMDAFVFLLIETLKSHPAVALDTVKNICDLFIPLDKLGIYKSNAGVVGFCGLISSLIGIVTLAQPNLRIKP